The Iamia majanohamensis genome window below encodes:
- a CDS encoding type IV toxin-antitoxin system AbiEi family antitoxin domain-containing protein — protein MDPWTDLMDRAAARHGIVTYTELVAAGRSPQQIVHWCRTGFLVTVQRGVYRMGGAPDSLLARVSGAVLCFDGDAWASHHTASDVFALGVSRRDARIQVVREVALSAQRTGIQVHRSTLLPAHHLTTHQGIPITSPARTIFDLARTTGPHRLDQAIARATQRRLCTVAEIHRVLFDLGGRGRPGTRRLRSVLERWDAHEPATESELDQVGRALLQRVPGIEWQVPIADEQGHIRTVDGLIRATATVLEFDGAVFHDPPRAAELDVDQDRRLTALGYAVRRFRWHDLTRRDDLTLAEVHHLAAVPLARPA, from the coding sequence ATGGATCCCTGGACCGATCTCATGGACCGGGCCGCAGCCCGCCACGGCATCGTCACGTACACCGAGCTGGTCGCCGCCGGACGATCGCCACAGCAGATCGTCCACTGGTGCCGCACCGGGTTCCTCGTCACCGTGCAACGGGGCGTGTACCGCATGGGCGGTGCGCCAGACTCGCTGCTGGCCCGGGTCTCCGGTGCCGTGCTCTGCTTCGACGGCGACGCCTGGGCGTCCCACCACACCGCCTCCGACGTCTTCGCCCTCGGCGTCAGCCGCCGCGACGCCCGCATCCAGGTGGTCCGCGAGGTCGCCCTGAGCGCGCAGCGCACCGGCATCCAGGTGCACCGATCGACCCTCCTTCCGGCGCACCACCTCACGACCCACCAGGGCATCCCCATCACCAGTCCCGCCCGCACGATCTTCGACCTGGCCCGGACCACCGGGCCGCACCGGCTCGACCAGGCCATCGCCCGGGCGACCCAGCGTCGCCTCTGCACCGTGGCCGAGATCCACCGCGTGCTGTTCGACCTGGGCGGTCGCGGGCGGCCCGGCACCCGCCGGCTGCGATCCGTGCTCGAGCGGTGGGATGCCCACGAGCCGGCCACCGAGAGCGAGCTCGACCAGGTCGGTCGGGCCCTCCTGCAGCGGGTCCCCGGCATCGAGTGGCAGGTCCCGATCGCGGACGAGCAGGGCCACATCCGAACCGTCGACGGGCTCATCCGCGCCACTGCGACGGTGCTGGAGTTCGACGGCGCCGTCTTCCACGACCCGCCGCGGGCCGCAGAGCTCGACGTGGATCAAGATCGACGCCTCACCGCGCTCGGCTACGCCGTCCGCCGCTTCCGCTGGCACGACCTGACCCGTCGAGACGACCTCACCCTCGCCGAGGTCCACCACCTCGCCGCCGTGCCTCTGGCCCGCCCCGCCTGA